From one Streptomyces sp. CA-210063 genomic stretch:
- a CDS encoding GuaB3 family IMP dehydrogenase-related protein has protein sequence MTEIEIGRGKRGRRAYAFDDIAVVPSRRTRDPKEVSITWQIDAYRFELPFLAAPMDSVVSPATAIRIGELGGLGVLNLEGLWTRYEDPQPLLDEITGMPDEAATRRLQEIYAAPIKEELIGQRLKEVRDSGVVTAAALSPQRTAQFSKVVVDAGVDIFVIRGTTVSAEHVSGAHEPLNLKQFIYELDVPVIVGGCATYTAALHLMRTGAAGVLVGFGGGAAHTTRNVLGIQVPMATAVADVAAARRDYMDESGGRYVHVIADGGVGWSGDIPKAIACGADAVMMGSPLARATDAPGKGNHWGMEAVNEELPRGKKVDLGTVGTIEEVLTGPSHTPDGSMNLFGALRRAMATTGYSELKEFQRVEVTVADSQHKR, from the coding sequence GTGACTGAGATCGAGATCGGGCGCGGCAAGCGCGGCCGCCGGGCGTACGCCTTCGACGACATCGCCGTCGTCCCCAGCCGCCGTACGCGGGACCCGAAGGAGGTCTCGATCACCTGGCAGATCGACGCCTACCGCTTCGAGCTGCCCTTCCTGGCCGCCCCCATGGACTCGGTCGTCTCCCCGGCCACCGCGATCCGTATCGGGGAGCTGGGCGGCCTCGGCGTACTGAACCTCGAGGGCCTGTGGACGCGGTACGAGGACCCGCAGCCGCTGCTCGACGAGATCACCGGGATGCCCGACGAGGCCGCGACCCGCCGGCTCCAGGAGATCTACGCGGCTCCCATCAAGGAGGAGCTGATCGGGCAGCGCCTCAAGGAGGTGCGCGACTCCGGTGTGGTCACCGCCGCCGCGCTCTCCCCGCAGCGCACCGCCCAGTTCTCCAAGGTCGTCGTGGACGCGGGCGTCGACATCTTCGTCATCCGCGGTACGACCGTGTCGGCGGAGCACGTCTCCGGGGCCCACGAGCCGCTGAACCTGAAGCAGTTCATCTACGAGCTGGACGTCCCGGTGATCGTGGGCGGCTGCGCCACGTACACGGCCGCCCTGCACCTGATGCGCACCGGCGCGGCCGGCGTCCTCGTCGGCTTCGGCGGCGGCGCGGCCCACACCACGCGCAACGTGCTCGGCATCCAGGTCCCGATGGCGACGGCGGTGGCCGACGTGGCCGCGGCCCGCCGCGACTACATGGACGAGTCCGGCGGCCGGTATGTGCATGTCATCGCCGACGGCGGTGTCGGCTGGTCCGGCGACATCCCCAAGGCGATCGCCTGTGGTGCGGACGCGGTCATGATGGGCTCCCCGCTGGCCCGCGCCACGGACGCGCCCGGCAAGGGCAACCACTGGGGCATGGAGGCGGTGAACGAGGAGCTGCCGCGCGGCAAGAAGGTCGACCTCGGCACCGTGGGCACGATCGAGGAGGTCCTCACCGGGCCCTCGCACACGCCCGACGGCTCCATGAATCTGTTCGGTGCGCTGCGGCGGGCGATGGCCACGACCGGGTACAGCGAGCTGAAGGAGTTCCAGCGCGTCGAGGTGACGGTGGCGGACTCGCAGCACAAGCGGTGA